The following proteins are encoded in a genomic region of Ictalurus furcatus strain D&B chromosome 6, Billie_1.0, whole genome shotgun sequence:
- the nck2a gene encoding cytoplasmic protein NCK2a, which translates to MTEEVIVIAKWDYTAQQDQELDIRKNERLWLLDDSKTWWRVRNASNRTGYVPSNYVERKNSLKKASLVKNLKDTLGLGKTKRKTSARDSSPTPSTDAEYPTNGSAEGSGVGGAERIYDLNIPAVVKFSYTAERDDELSLVKGDRVVVMEKCSDGWWRGSHDGRVGWFPSNYVREEPAYADTNAGDTLGGFRSLRSGQGLGLVNGRLAGAGSKVLHVVQTLYPFSSVTDEELNFEKGETMEVMEKPENDPEWWRCRNSKGVIGLVPKNYVVVLNEGPAGRGPASPPISHMGPSRTGRFAGKEWYYGNVTRHQAECVLNERGVEGDFLIRDSESSPSDFSVSLKAVGKNKHFKVQLQDGVYFIGQRRFSGMDELVEHYKKAPIFTSEQGDKLYLVKPLA; encoded by the exons ATGACAGAGGAGGTGATTGTTATAGCCAAGTGGGACTACACGGCTCAGCAGGACCAGGAACTTGACATCCGGAAAAACGAGCGCTTGTGGCTCCTGGATGACTCGAAAACCTGGTGGAGAGTCCGCAATGCCTCCAACCGTACAGGCTACGTCCCGTCCAACTACGTCGAGCGTAAGAATAGCCTCAAGAAAGCCTCGCTTGTGAAGAACCTGAAAGATACTCTCG GTCTCGgcaaaacaaaaaggaagaCAAGCGCACGTGATTCCTCTCCCACACCCAGCACAGATGCAGAGTACCCAACCAACGGGAGCGCAGAAGGCAGTGGAGTGGGTGGGGCAGAGCGGATCTACGATCTGAACATTCCGGCAGTGGTGAAGTTCTCCTACACAGCAGAGCGCGATGATGAGCTGAGTTTAGTTAAAGGAGACCgggtggtggtgatggagaAGTGCAGTGACGGCTGGTGGAGGGGGAGCCACGACGGGCGTGTGGGCTGGTTTCCCTCCAATTATGTCCGCGAGGAGCCGGCCTATGCGGATACAAATGCAGGGGACACGTTGGGGGGCTTTCGCTCCCTAAGATCTGGGCAAGGGTTGGGACTTGTCAATGGCCGGCTGGCAGGTGCAGGGAGCAAAGTACTCCATGTGGTCCAGACTCTGTACCCTTTCAGCTCGGTTACTGACGAGGAGCTGAACTTTGAGAAGGGCGAGACCATGGAGGTGATGGAGAAGCCTGAGAATGACCCTGAGTGGTGGAGGTGTAGGAACAGCAAGGGTGTGATCGGCCTTGTGCCCAAGAACTATGTGGTGGTGCTGAATGAAGGGCCTGCTGGACGAGGCCCCGCCTCCCCGCCCATCAGCCACATGGGCCCTTCCCGTACAGGCAGGTTTGCAGGCAAGGAGTGGTACTACGGTAACGTGACACGGCACCAGGCAGAGTGCGTGCTCAACGAGCGAGGAGTTGAGGGAGACTTCCTTATAAGAGACAGCGAGTCCTCG CCCAGTGATTTCTCCGTGTCTTTGAAGGCAGTGGGGAAGAATAAACACTTCAAGGTGCAGCTGCAGGATGGAGTGTACTTCATTGGCCAGCGGCGCTTCAGCGGTATGGACGAGCTGGTGGAGCACTACAAAAAAGCTCCCATCTTCACCAGTGAACAGGGAGACAAACTCTACCTGGTGAAACCTCTTGCCTGA
- the ecrg4a gene encoding augurin-A, which translates to MMMYPKLYLRLFTFLALIALLAVSDVSSQSTLHKILKKREVEGEVKVAAAVAVPPSKAKQFLASLRRPKRNLWDRSRPDVQQWIQQFMYMGYDEARLETDLAYWMDHARSTDQGRQHHYDENSPMGPRYSTHYRHGANVNYDYY; encoded by the exons ATGATGATGTACCCAAAACTTTACCTACGGCTCTTTACTTTCCTGGCATTAATAGCTCTACTGGCTGTCTCAG ATGTATCCAGCCAGAGCACTCTGCACAAAATTCTGAAGAAGAGAGAAG TGGAGGGTGAGGTGAAGGTAGCAGCGGCTGTCGCAGTTCCTCCGTCTAAGGCCAAGCAGTTTTTGGCTTCTCTCCGAAGGCCTAAGAGGAACCTCTGGGACCGTAGCCGTCCTGATGTGCAACAGTGGATCCAGCAGTTCATGTATATGGGTTATGACGAGGCG agACTAGAGACTGACCTGGCTTACTGGATGGACCATGCGCGCTCCACAGATCAGGGACGGCAGCATCACTATGATGAGAACTCTCCCATGGGTCCTCGCTACTCCACCCATTACAGACATGGAGCGAACGTCAACTATGACTACTATTAG